The genomic interval ATGGGTATTATACCATCATTCTACTGGTCTGACCGTGGGTATTATACCATCATTCTACTGGTCTGACCGTGGGTATTATACCATCATTCTACTGGTCTGACCGTGGGTTTTATACCATCATTCTACTGGTCTGACCGTGGGTATTATACCGTCATTCTACTGGTCTGACCGTGGGTATTATACCGTCATTCTACTGGTCTGACCGTGGGTATCATACCGTCATTCTACTGGTTTGACCGTGGGTATTTGATCTTCATTCTACTGGTCTGACTGTGGTTAGAAAACCTAGAGTACATGAAAGGTCTAGATCGGCAGATATTTCAGATCCCACCATTTGTTTTGGATCCTTTTACATATTGTATTAAGTCTTTTATATATTGTATTAAGTATTTTACATACTCTAACATGTGTACCATCTGGGAATTAATACAGCTTTGAActataaatattaatattgtttcaaatgaatgtgttataaatgtgttttttgcagCTGGATAAACAGGAGGGAGAACCTAACATGGAATTGGCGATACCGGGAGTCATTTACAACAACCAGGCTGTCAAAGAGGACTACGTCGGGTCAGAGGTCACAAAAAAGGTCAACAGAGGTCACATGTTTCCTAATGAGTTTGCGATTGATCAAGACACTAAGAATTCCACTTTCACCATGACCAACTGCGTTCCACAAGCAGAAACCTCTAATGCATTCAGCTGGTGTAGAATGGAAAGTAAAGTCAAAAAGATTATTGAAGACAACTGCAAGGATCCCAACAAGAAAGCCTACCTGGTGACGGGGGCGGTTCCTGGGGACGACATATTGAACAACAGAGTGAACATCCCATCTTATCTGTGGTCTGCCTACTGCTGTTACAACAGTAACCAGCAACAGTGGATGGCCAAGGGGTATTGGAGCAAAAATGAACAGGAGGTGTGTGGGAAGAAAAGGTTGCTTCCAAAAACCTTGAAAGATTTGTATAAAGACCTGGAGCCCTTTTACCCCAGTGCTGAAGTCAAAGTCAGTTTATTTTCCCAGCAGTGTCCAGTTGATTTCACGCTAAAGGTAGCAGGtgaagatgaggaagatgaagatTTTTATGAGACAGAAGTCAGTGGGGAGGATGAGGAGTGTCCCTGTCCCCCTCAAAGTCCTTTCATGACCTGGGCATGGGTCAAAAGTCAGATCTCTAAGGTGATTGAAGAAGTATATCTaaactttataaaaatatttttataggcTGAATAAACCAATGCTAAGAGCCTTCTAAAACAATGGAAATCACTAACAATGGTATTATATAACTTTTTTTGCTCCAAGTATCATTGGTTTGGCTTTTAAAAGTACATGAAAAGTTTCATCAGAAATATCCACATCTGCTAATCACAGTAGCAGGCATTATAGTACATATCTAAAATAAAAGCCCATCTCTTAACAACAACAAGCCCACGGGCTACTGATATGACAGTTAGTCTTTATTTAAAGTTTTACATTTATCTGCATTTTAAAATCCAGTTTAGAATGCAACTTTCCCAGAATCCCTAGGTTCTCCAGAAATACATGTTGGAGGATTCTGGATTTCCTAGTTATTCATCATTGATTAATGGGAGACGTCCAAATCGGGTTTAGTTGGACACGTTTTGGGAAAGTTACCAGATGTCAGCATCCCAAATATTATTGCATGTAACTAGAATGTTGTCTTTGAAATAACAACGTttcatgtaaaataaatcacattaaatagtgcctgtgtgtgtctctgtgtgtcttatCCTGGGGACCAGAGAGATAGTAGatggaaacatgattttaacTTTTTCATATTATTCGATATAATAATTTGTTCAATAACAGTCACTTGTGAAACCATTGTTGCACTCTAACAGACTGGTACAAATAATGGGAAACCAAATGTCATCTCAAACTGTCTGACAGATGTCTGATAAACAGTTACATTTGGTCCCTGGTAGGTCAGTTGGACCAGTATGGCTTTTACAGCACCAGGATTGTGGTTTATATTCCAACAGGTGACCAAtagaagtaaaaaaattaatgcACCCCCTTCAACAAATCTCACTGGATTACAGGGTCTGCTGACTGAGTCTCATTGGATTAGAGGGTCTGCTGAGTGAGTTTCATTGGATTAGAGGGTCTGCTGAGTGAGTCTCATTGGATTAGAGAGTCTGCTGACTGAGTCTCATTGGATTAGAGGGTCTGCTGAGGGAGTCTCATTGGATTAGAGAATCTGCTGACTGAGTCTCACTGGATTAGAGGGCTTGCTGACTGAGTCTCATTGGATTAGAGAATCTGCTGACTGAGTCTCACTGGATTAGAGGGCTTGCTGACTGAGGTTTTGCATCGTGCCTCCAGATTTTCTAGCAGTCTAAGTCGATGAGACACTTTGGTACCAGATCAGATCagattatataaatataatttatatgaGGATTGACACTTTGGCACAGAACTACCTGattgtttttggttttaattCCAGATTGAACTGTCCagtttttaaaagcactttcCCCTTCTCTTCACTGGCAAGTTATACCAGTTAAAAGTTGAATTGTCAGTTCAAAGAACTTAAACTGTTTGATTAAAGCACACACAACTGTCCAATGTCTTTAATCCTTTACTCATTCAATCAACATGCACTCTGACTTCAACATGAATATGCATAAATATGTGTTTACCCAATATATTGCATTTTATATGGCATTTTATACTCcccaaatatatatttgaggAAAAAAGTGTGAGTTGTGTGAACAGGACTTTTGTAAAAAAGCATTACTTCTAAGATGACGTTATATGctatagttattattataatatcaGGCCATTGAGTGATGTGATTGACACAACACACTTGTTGATGTTGATGATTGCGAAGCTTCAGTTTGAGCCGACAAAGTCAATCTGGctgcaattaattatttcaaccaaCAGGTGTACACAATGTGATGGAGGCCTCAAGATTCAAGACTTTAAGTGAAACAGTTGGCTGGAAAGCCTCATCCATTCAAAGGGGGGCAGCCAGGCTGCATTTAGGGATATCAACTGGGCTGTTTTCAAGGAGATCAACTTGCAGTCCTTGGCCCCGATGGTTCTCCCTGGGGCGTTGCCCCAACACTGGAGCAGGAGACAGGGCATTTTATATAAACTACACAATTT from Esox lucius isolate fEsoLuc1 chromosome 24, fEsoLuc1.pri, whole genome shotgun sequence carries:
- the LOC117593948 gene encoding endonuclease domain-containing 1 protein-like; amino-acid sequence: MEVVKLLSALLLVSFLPPGFSRVVNKFSDIPECESFFMDKMTPNIPGILVDGIVKDQNRYKPICQMFKNVYRFATIYDTTSRIPVFSAYTFTGSAGSIKRPAWKIEPQLDKQEGEPNMELAIPGVIYNNQAVKEDYVGSEVTKKVNRGHMFPNEFAIDQDTKNSTFTMTNCVPQAETSNAFSWCRMESKVKKIIEDNCKDPNKKAYLVTGAVPGDDILNNRVNIPSYLWSAYCCYNSNQQQWMAKGYWSKNEQEVCGKKRLLPKTLKDLYKDLEPFYPSAEVKVSLFSQQCPVDFTLKVAGEDEEDEDFYETEVSGEDEECPCPPQSPFMTWAWVKSQISKVIEEVYLNFIKIFL